One window of Artemia franciscana chromosome 16, ASM3288406v1, whole genome shotgun sequence genomic DNA carries:
- the LOC136037059 gene encoding zinc finger E-box-binding homeobox 1-like, whose amino-acid sequence MTTLDFELDWFFPISPDDGYGSRTQSVGSQDGDILNDQFINLFPSVADDIKKNESLVSLSDLDLYCKTEIAGKNISVSQIRNEIGNKKEEWISKYLSKPKLAEIQDGYKNDQILKNSAVNIKHVKVKSGEKSGYNIKSTSCNSANEIENVKDGLRIQKTGTEPCQTSFCVTQQHIARLLAEDTSKDFQTEQLVSDISSNPRKPSSEIVEISSIYQPDNIKIKNDSKTEFPFLRRLLTKDRKLQNSSRKPGGKVIIERREEPLFVSVPSKTSAPDKKDQADITRKIRDSGRKRAKKTKMSRNKNNISELQETCTTLAMLPHPTLEIHQNNCESTTILSTAEMGVQRSEINVLNPPQDNNLDLLFDIPTLVGLRTVASETDSTYTNLLPVSEAVNTDFPYSVAMSEPSLEQFLTDLLEETDATKPHQVGGEINDLQPDSLSDLLFLDTVFQSNSSVVSANSDTTVPSDSYMDSPNIYSDVSSDSVNNSYDSNNNSAYPTQNQSTNSKNALDAVEIRSKSNHTCRICGKVFKDKYSVTVHVRVHSGEKPFPCSLCSKPFRQKAHLAKHFLTHTNPNGRKRKRELKLLEEDKTLKKKKKIS is encoded by the coding sequence ATGACTACCCTTGACTTTGAGCTTGATTGGTTTTTCCCCATTAGTCCTGATGATGGCTATGGGAGCCGAACCCAGTCAGTGGGAAGCCAAGATGGTGATATTCTGAATGACCAGTTTATCAACCTTTTTCCGTCTGTTGCTGACGACATAAAGAAGAATGAATCTCTAGTGTCTCTAAGTGATCTTGACCTTTACTGTAAGACTGAAATTGCTGGGAAAAATATTAGTGTTTCCCAGATTCGAAATGAAATTgggaataaaaaagaagagtGGATAAGCAAGTACTTAAGTAAACCAAAGCTGGCAGAAATCCAGGATGGTTATAAAAATGatcaaattctaaaaaattctgCAGTGAATATAAAACATGTGAAAGTTAAAAGTGGTGAAAAAAGTGGATATAACATAAAAAGTACGTCTTGTAATAGTGCTAATGAAATAGAAAATGTCAAGGATGGACTAAGAATTCAAAAAACTGGAACAGAGCCATGTCAAACAAGCTTTTGTGTCACGCAGCAGCACATAGCACGATTACTGGCTGAAGATACATCGAAAGATTTTCAAACCGAGCAATTAGTGAGCGATATTTCATCTAATCCGAGAAAACCGAGTTCAGAGATTGTAGAGATTTCATCTATATATCAACCAGATAATATCAAGATCAAAAATGATTCAAAGAcagaatttccttttttacgGCGGCTATTAACAAAGGAtcgaaaactacaaaattctaGCAGGAAACCAGGTGGCAAAGTTATTATAGAGAGACGGGAAGAACCCCTGTTTGTCTCCGTACCTTCAAAAACCTCTGCACCAGACAAAAAGGATCAGGCAGATATTACAAGGAAAATTCGTGATTCTGGAAGAAAACGAGCCAAAAAAACTAAGAtgtcaagaaataaaaataatatttcggAGCTACAGGAAACTTGCACAACATTAGCAATGCTACCCCACCCTACTTTAGAAATTCATCAAAACAACTGCGAATCAACAACCATACTTTCTACAGCTGAAATGGGTGTGCAACGCTCTGAAATTAACGTTTTAAATCCTCCACAGGATAATAACTTAGACTTGTTATTTGATATACCGACTCTTGTGGGGCTTCGAACTGTGGCATCTGAGACTGATTCAACTTATACAAATTTGTTACCTGTATCCGAAGCAGTAAACACGGATTTTCCATACTCTGTAGCTATGAGTGAACCATCTCTAGAGCAGTTTCTCACTGATCTTCTGGAAGAAACAGACGCAACTAAGCCCCACCAAGTTGGGGGTGAAATCAATGATCTACAGCCGGATTCATTGAGTGATCTTTTATTTCTCGACACTGTCTTTCAGTCTAATTCGTCAGTGGTTAGTGCTAATAGTGATACAACTGTGCCATCAGATAGTTACATGGATTCACCAAATATATATTCAGATGTTAGTTCCGACAGTGTTAACAATAGTTATGACAGCAATAATAATTCTGCTTATCCTACGCAGAATCAGTCAACAAATAGCAAAAACGCTTTAGATGCTGTGGAAATTCGAAGCAAATCAAATCACACATGTCGCATCTGTGGGAAGGTTTTTAAGGACAAATATTCAGTCACTGTTCATGTGCGTGTGCACAGCGGAGAAAAACCGTTTCCCTGTTCATTGTGCAGTAAACCTTTCCGACAAAAAGCGCATCTAGCCAAACACTTTTTAACGCACACAAATCCAAATGGAAGAAAGCGAAAAAGAGAATTAAAACTGCTGGAAGAAGATaagactctaaaaaaaaagaaaaaaatatcgtgA